The stretch of DNA CGGGTTTGAAGTGGAAGAAATATCGGCGCAAGATATAAATGATGTGGCAGTTAGTTCGACTAAAATTAGAAACGCTTTAAAAGAAGGTGATATTATTAAAGCCAATACTTTTTTAGGGTATCATTTTACCATAACAGGAATAGTAACAAAAGGTAAGGGATTAGGGAGGCAATTAAGTTTTCCAACGGCCAATATTAAAGTTGAAGAAGATTATAAATTAATACCTAAGCAGGGATCGTATATTGTAAGAGCTGTTATTGATAAAGTATCAATTTATGGTATGATGAATATAGGTTTAAACCCAACTGTTAATGGTGAAAAGGAAACTATCGAAGTTCATTTTTTTAATTTTGATAATGATATTTATGGTGAAAACATTCAAATTGAATTATTAAACCGTATTCGTGATGAAGAAAAATTTAAATCGGTTGAAGCCTTGAAAATACAATTAAAAAAGGATAAAGAAACGGCACTTACCTACATAGCAACACATCATGCTTAATAAATGGTTATTTAAAAACATTGATAATTCGGCATTAATAGTTTTCCGGATTATTTTTGGACTACTTTGCTTTTTAGAATCAGTTGGCGCCATTTTTACAGGCTGGGTAAAGAAAACGCTTGTAGAACCAGAATTCACCTTTTCTTTTATTGGGTTTGAGTGGTTACAACCATTTCCAGGAAATGCCATGTATTTCTATTATGTCATTATGGGCATATTTGCATTATTCATTATGATTGGTTACAAATATAGGCTGAGTGCCTTGTGTTTTGCCTTCATGTGGGCTGCCACTTATTTAATGCAAAAATCATCCTATAATAACCACTATTACTTATTGATGCTTTTAAGTAGTATGATGGTGTTTCTTCCTGCACATAAATATGCTTCAATAGATGTGAAATTAAATCCTAAAATAAAGAGTTTTTCAATGCCTCATTGGTGCCGCTTGATTATTGTATTTCAGCTTTTTATTGTGTATACCTATGCTTCCATTGCCAAACTGTATCCAGATTGGTTAGATACCAGTGTGATGGAAATACTTATGAAAAGTAAAGAACATTATATGTTGGTAGGCGACATGCTTCAACAAAAATGGCTGCACTATATTTTAGCTTATGGAGGTATATTATTTGACGGTTTAATCGTTCCGTTATTATTATTTAAACCTACAAGAAAATATGCTTTTATGTCTTCTATTTTCTTTCATTTGTTTAATTCGATCGTATTTCAAATAGGTATTTTTCCTTATTTGTCATTAGCATTTACCTTGTTCTTTTTTGAGCCTGAAATTATTCAAAAATTGTTTTTAAAAAAGAAGCCTATTTATAAGTCGGATGACGTTGCAATTCCAAAGTTTAAAAAACCATTATTAGTCCTGTTCTCTATTTATTTTTTAGTTCAAATAGGATTACCTCTAAGGCATCATTTTATTGAAGATGATGTACTTTGGACAGAAGAAGGGCATAGACTTTCTTGGCGTATGATGCTTAGATCGAAAAGTGGCAGAACGAACTATATAATTAAAAACAAAGACTCAGGTAAAAGTTTTACCGTTAATTTGAATGACTATTTAACGACTAAACAGCAGCGTTCTGCAAGTACAAAACCAGATGTTATATGGCAATTTGCACAACATTTAAAGCAAGAGTTTCAAAATAAAGGTCAAGAGATAGCGGTTTATGTTGATTGTAAAATAAGTATCAATGGAAAACCTTATAAAACATTAATAAACCGAGAAGTAGATTTGACAAATGCTGAATGGAATGCGTTTAAGCATAACAATTGGATTTTACCTTCAAAAGAGGATTAATACCATTTGCATTTTGAATCTACTGCAATAAAACACCCTTTTTTCCTTTCTATTTCATTATAAAATGAAACCGTAGACTAGACTATGCTTTATGCCCAGTCAAGCTGAGCACATGATTTTCTAATTTATATAAAGTAAAAAATCATCATTTTCTTTTACAGTAAATTCAAAGTGTAAATGGTATGAATATCTCAGTAATTTCCTAAATTTGTCGCTTAAATTTTCAAGACATGTTACAGGTTCCTTTTATTAGAGAAAATAAAGAGTTAGTCATTGAGCGATTAGCAAAAAGAAATATAGATGCTACTCAAATGGTAAATGAAGTTATTTCCTTTGATGAAGATAGAAGACGTATCCAAACAGAATTAGATAATACCTTAGCAGAGTCTAATGCATTATCTAAAGAAATTGGGAACTTGTTCAAATCAGGGGAGGCTCAAAAAGCAAACCTTTTAAAAGAAAAAACAACTCAATTAAGAGAAACATCAAAAGAACTTACCGAGGCACTTAATAATAAATCTGATGCGTTAAAGGAATTACTCTATAAAATTCCTAACGTACCAAATGAGATTGTGCCTTCAGGGAATTCAGATGAAGATAATCTAGAGGTTTTTAAAGAAGGAGATATTCCTGTTTTACACGAAGGTGCTTTGCCACATTGGGAACTCGCAAAGAAATACGATATTATAGATTTTGAACTTGGAAATAAAATTGCAGGTGCAGGGTTTCCTGTTTATAAAGGTAAAGGAGCGAGATTACAGCGTGCATTAATTGCTTATTTTTTAGATAAAAATACAGCAGCAGGTTATACCGAATATCAATTACCACATTTAGTCAACGAAGCGTCTGGTTTTGGTACAGGACAGCTGCCAGATAAAGAGGGGCAGATGTATCATGTAACCGAAGATAATTTGTATTTAATACCGACAGCAGAAGTACCTGGAACCAATATTTTTAGAGACGTGGTTTTAAATGAAAGTGATTTACCTATTGGTATTACGGGGTATACACCATGTTTTCGTCGTGAGGCAGGAAGTTATGGTGCACATGTTAGAGGTTTGAATAGATTACATCAATTTGATAAAGTTGAAATATTACGAGTGGAGCATCCAAGTAAATCTTACGATGCTCTGGAAGGTATGGTAAATCATGTGAAGACTATTCTTCAAGAATTAAAACTACCATATAGGATTTTAAGACTTTGCGGAGGAGATTTAGGGTTTACATCAGCATTAACATACGATTTCGAAGTATTTTCTACAGCACAAGACAGGTGGTTAGAAATTTCTTCTGTGTCTAATTTTGAGACCTTTCAAGCCAACCGATTAAAATTACGTTTTAAAAATAGTAATGGTAAAAACGAATTAGCACATACGTTAAATGGAAGCTCGTTAGCACTGCCTAGAGTACTTGCTGGAATTTTAGAAAATTACCAAACTAAAGACGGTATTGTGATACCAGAAGTACTTCAATCTTACACGGGGTTTAGTATTATTGATTAAATATTGTTTAAAAAACACAAAAAAAGACTACAAAGACCTGTGAATGCGTAAGTTTTTTGCACCAATAATCGATTAAATGCAAGTTTGACATGCCGTTTAACGATTATTTTTTAATTCTTTTTGTAAAAAGGTATATATTTTAGATGTTAGCTAGACCAAACCTAACAAACCTACCCGACCATGAAAAACCTTAAACGTATTATAATCTTAATTACATTAATCTTTTTTGCAAGCAAAGTTTTATTTTCAGATTTCGAAATTTCAAAATCTGAAAATGAAGTTACAACAGTGATGAATAAATAGACAGCTATTTATTTCATTTATAAAACTGTCCCCAATCATATATTACATCGTTTTTAATATTAACAATAGTTAATGGAACATTTATTTTGGTTGGTTTGTGCCCGAATTTTTATTCGGGCATTTTTTTGGCGAAACTCTATTTTGAAAAGTTTTTAAAACGCATTCAAAATAGTAAGTTGAGCTAATCCCGCTTCATAGCTGGATCCCATTATCTTTCTTGGTAGTTTTAGTGTATCTTTAAAAATTCATAAATATTACAATATCTACATATTACATTTCTTATATTTACGATATGAGATGTATTCATATTTTATTCATATTAATAAGTACAACGATGTTTTCTCAAAACGATATTCTTGCGAAAGAATATTTCAAAAAGGGAGACTTTCAAAAAGCATTGTATGAATATAAAAAGTTATATGCCAAATCGCCTTCTAATATTAATTACATCAATGAGATTGTAAACACTCATCAGCAATTAGAACAATATGATGAAGTAGAAACGTTTCTTTTAAAATTAATGGAGAGAATTAATTATCCCTCCTTTTTAGTAGAATTGGGTTATAATTATCAACTTAAAAACGATTTGGAAAATGCTACAATTAATTACAATAAAGCTATAGCAACTATAGATGCCCGAGCTAGCAATGTGTTTGCTGTTGCCAGAAGTTTTCAAGGACACACACTCTTAAACGAAGCAGTTGTATCTTATGAAAAAGCGATGTTGATAAACCCAGATTTTAATTTTAATCTGCAATTAGCCAAAATATATGGGGAGCAAGGAAACATAGAAAAAATGTTTACTAGCTATATTCATTTTGCAGAATCTAACCCGCTTAGTTTAAATAATATTAAAAGGGCGATTAGCGAATTTATAAGTGAGAATAGTGCTAATGAAAACAATATAATATTTCGAAAAGTTTTACTCAAGAAAAATCAACAAGCCCCTAATTTGCTTTGGAATGAAATGTTAAGTTGGTTGTTCATTCAGCAAAAAGATTTTAATAAAGCATTCATTCAAGAAAAAGCAATTTTTAATCGACAGCCGGATAATTTAGGTCGCATTGAAGAGTTGGCATTAATAGCCTCTAACGAGAACGAAAATGAAGTTGCTAAGGCTATTTTTACATACATCATTGAAACCGCACAAGATTCGGACACCAAACTAAAGGCACATTATAATTTAATTCGATTAGAGACAAAAGAAAGTTTAAAAGAGAATTATGCTAGTATTAATGCTAAATATTTAGCGCTGTTTAAGGAGTTTGGCACATTTTCACAGACCTTAAAACTGCAAATAGCCTATGCTCATTTTTTGGCATTCTATATGAATGAAACCAATAAAGCAACCACATTTTTAGAAAACACATTAAAATTACCTCTAACGAAATTACAGAAAGCAGAGGTGAAATTAGAGCTGGGTGATATTTTGGTACTACAAGAAAAGTTTAATAAAGCTTTACTTTATTATACACAAATTCAACGTAATTTGAAAAATAGTACTATTTCGCAAGAGGCACGTTATAAAGTAGCAAAAACAAGTTATTATAAGGGTGATTTTAAATGGGCAGAGTCGCAGCTTAAAATTTTAAAGGCTTCTACCTCGCAACTTATTGCCAATGATGCACTAGATTTAAAACTACTTATTTCTGATAATAAATATGAAGACTCTTTACAAACAGCTTTAAAACTTTATGCCAAAGCAGATTTGCTTGCTTTTCAAAATAGAAATGAAGCATCTATACTATTGTTAAATAAGATTTTAAATGAACATAAAACCGAACCCATAATAGCTCAAACTTTATATAAGCAAGCCCAATTGTTTGAAGTTAAAAAGCAGTATGAAAAAGCAGAAACCAACTATGAGGCTATTATTGCTAATTATAGAGATGGTATTTTGATAGATGATGCTTATTTTAAGTTAGCTGAGATCTATGAAAAACAACTGAATCTACCAGAAAAAGCTAAAGCGTTATATGAGTTAATTATCTTTAACCATGCCGATAGTATTTATTTTGTAGATGCCAGAAAACGATATAGAGCACTACGTGGTGATGCTATTAATTAGACGTTAGATATGATAATAGCAGAAACTAAACGCTTACTTATTTCAGAATTCACAATAGAAGATGCACCATTTTTTTTAGAACTGACGAATGCACCTAATTCGATTAAATATATTGGTGATAAAAAACTAAAAAGTGTTGAAGATGCAGAAAAATATCTGATAAACAAGACTATTAAAAGTTATAATGATTTCAACTTTGGATTTTATAAACTTGAGTTAAAAGGAGAAAAAAACAGACCCATTGGCACTTGTGGACTTGCAAAAAGAGAAGAGCTAGATGATGTAGATATTGGATTTGCTTTTCTTCCAGAGTATGAAGGCAAAGGTTTTGGTTCTGAAGCTTCCATAAGGATCATGACTTTAGCAAAAGAAACCTTTAAACTGAATAAACTTATAGCTATAACAGTTCCATATAATAAAAATTCAATGAAGCTATTAGAAAAGTTAGGTTTTGCTTGTGAAAAAAGAATAAAACCCTTTGAAGATGATGAAGAACTCCTGTTATTTGCAAAAAAATTGTAAAAATGATTATATACAACGTAACCGCAAATATAGATGAATCCATTCATGAAGAATGGTTAACTTGGATAAAAGAACATATTCCGCAAGTATTGGCTACAGGAAAATTTGAAAAGGCAACACTCACTAAAGTTTTGGTAGAAGAAGATATGGGCGGCGTCACATATTCTGTTCAATATAGGTCATATTCACGAGAAGCCTTAGATGCCTATTATAAAGAAGATGCCGAAAAATTAAGGATAGAAGGCATGAAAAAATTTGCAGACAAGATGCTAGCCTTTAGAACAGAACTTGAAATTATTGACGAATATACTGTAAGCTTTAAATAGCTTATTATTCCTGTGAAAACAGGAATCCATTATATATAACTTACTTTTGTATTCAAAACATCCGTGATTCGTGGCATATAATCCAAACCAACATCAGGTAAAAGCAAAAAAGTATTTAGGACAGCATTTTTTAAATGATGAATCTGTTGCACAAAAAATTGCCGATACACTTACCTTAAAAAACTATAAAAATGTTTTAGAGATTGGTCCGGGAATGGGTGTGTTAACGAAGTATTTGCTAAAAAAGGATATCACAACTTATGTGATAGAAATTGATACAGAGTCGGTGGAATATTTACAAGCCAACTACTTAAATCTAGCCCCAAGAATCATAGAAAAAGATTTTTTAAAGTATGATTTAAATAGTGTTTTTAATCAAGAACCATTCGCCATTATAGGAAATTTCCCGTATAATATTTCAACGCAAATAGTTTTTAAAACTTTAGAAATGCGTGACCAAATTCCAGAATTTTCCGGGATGTTTCAAAAAGAAGTTGCACTACGTATTTGTTCTAAAGAAGGAAGTAAAGTTTATGGAATTCTATCAGTTTTAGCCCAAGCGTATTATGATGCGGAATATTTATTTACCGTACCACCAGATGTTTTTAATCCGCCACCAAAAGTAGAATCAGGCGTATTACGACTCATCAGAAAAAAAGATTATACATTACCTTGTGACGATGCATTGTTTTTT from Flavivirga spongiicola encodes:
- a CDS encoding GNAT family N-acetyltransferase, giving the protein MIIAETKRLLISEFTIEDAPFFLELTNAPNSIKYIGDKKLKSVEDAEKYLINKTIKSYNDFNFGFYKLELKGEKNRPIGTCGLAKREELDDVDIGFAFLPEYEGKGFGSEASIRIMTLAKETFKLNKLIAITVPYNKNSMKLLEKLGFACEKRIKPFEDDEELLLFAKKL
- a CDS encoding tetratricopeptide repeat protein gives rise to the protein MRCIHILFILISTTMFSQNDILAKEYFKKGDFQKALYEYKKLYAKSPSNINYINEIVNTHQQLEQYDEVETFLLKLMERINYPSFLVELGYNYQLKNDLENATINYNKAIATIDARASNVFAVARSFQGHTLLNEAVVSYEKAMLINPDFNFNLQLAKIYGEQGNIEKMFTSYIHFAESNPLSLNNIKRAISEFISENSANENNIIFRKVLLKKNQQAPNLLWNEMLSWLFIQQKDFNKAFIQEKAIFNRQPDNLGRIEELALIASNENENEVAKAIFTYIIETAQDSDTKLKAHYNLIRLETKESLKENYASINAKYLALFKEFGTFSQTLKLQIAYAHFLAFYMNETNKATTFLENTLKLPLTKLQKAEVKLELGDILVLQEKFNKALLYYTQIQRNLKNSTISQEARYKVAKTSYYKGDFKWAESQLKILKASTSQLIANDALDLKLLISDNKYEDSLQTALKLYAKADLLAFQNRNEASILLLNKILNEHKTEPIIAQTLYKQAQLFEVKKQYEKAETNYEAIIANYRDGILIDDAYFKLAEIYEKQLNLPEKAKALYELIIFNHADSIYFVDARKRYRALRGDAIN
- a CDS encoding bifunctional riboflavin kinase/FAD synthetase; this encodes MKISKALSIDSKTKTVVTIGTFDGVHVGHQKIVKRLISTGKTDGLKSVILTFFPHPRMVLQKDFNIKLINTINERRDILDGLGLDYLVIKEFTKEFSRLSAEDFVKQILVDKLNVKKVIIGYDHRFGRNRNANIDDLKKFGEIYGFEVEEISAQDINDVAVSSTKIRNALKEGDIIKANTFLGYHFTITGIVTKGKGLGRQLSFPTANIKVEEDYKLIPKQGSYIVRAVIDKVSIYGMMNIGLNPTVNGEKETIEVHFFNFDNDIYGENIQIELLNRIRDEEKFKSVEALKIQLKKDKETALTYIATHHA
- a CDS encoding HTTM domain-containing protein, with translation MLNKWLFKNIDNSALIVFRIIFGLLCFLESVGAIFTGWVKKTLVEPEFTFSFIGFEWLQPFPGNAMYFYYVIMGIFALFIMIGYKYRLSALCFAFMWAATYLMQKSSYNNHYYLLMLLSSMMVFLPAHKYASIDVKLNPKIKSFSMPHWCRLIIVFQLFIVYTYASIAKLYPDWLDTSVMEILMKSKEHYMLVGDMLQQKWLHYILAYGGILFDGLIVPLLLFKPTRKYAFMSSIFFHLFNSIVFQIGIFPYLSLAFTLFFFEPEIIQKLFLKKKPIYKSDDVAIPKFKKPLLVLFSIYFLVQIGLPLRHHFIEDDVLWTEEGHRLSWRMMLRSKSGRTNYIIKNKDSGKSFTVNLNDYLTTKQQRSASTKPDVIWQFAQHLKQEFQNKGQEIAVYVDCKISINGKPYKTLINREVDLTNAEWNAFKHNNWILPSKED
- a CDS encoding DUF4286 family protein, which codes for MIIYNVTANIDESIHEEWLTWIKEHIPQVLATGKFEKATLTKVLVEEDMGGVTYSVQYRSYSREALDAYYKEDAEKLRIEGMKKFADKMLAFRTELEIIDEYTVSFK
- the serS gene encoding serine--tRNA ligase: MLQVPFIRENKELVIERLAKRNIDATQMVNEVISFDEDRRRIQTELDNTLAESNALSKEIGNLFKSGEAQKANLLKEKTTQLRETSKELTEALNNKSDALKELLYKIPNVPNEIVPSGNSDEDNLEVFKEGDIPVLHEGALPHWELAKKYDIIDFELGNKIAGAGFPVYKGKGARLQRALIAYFLDKNTAAGYTEYQLPHLVNEASGFGTGQLPDKEGQMYHVTEDNLYLIPTAEVPGTNIFRDVVLNESDLPIGITGYTPCFRREAGSYGAHVRGLNRLHQFDKVEILRVEHPSKSYDALEGMVNHVKTILQELKLPYRILRLCGGDLGFTSALTYDFEVFSTAQDRWLEISSVSNFETFQANRLKLRFKNSNGKNELAHTLNGSSLALPRVLAGILENYQTKDGIVIPEVLQSYTGFSIID
- the rsmA gene encoding 16S rRNA (adenine(1518)-N(6)/adenine(1519)-N(6))-dimethyltransferase RsmA — its product is MAYNPNQHQVKAKKYLGQHFLNDESVAQKIADTLTLKNYKNVLEIGPGMGVLTKYLLKKDITTYVIEIDTESVEYLQANYLNLAPRIIEKDFLKYDLNSVFNQEPFAIIGNFPYNISTQIVFKTLEMRDQIPEFSGMFQKEVALRICSKEGSKVYGILSVLAQAYYDAEYLFTVPPDVFNPPPKVESGVLRLIRKKDYTLPCDDALFFKVVKTAFQQRRKTLRNSLKTFNLSDNLKANVIFGKRPEQLAVQEFIELTQLIEKDI